The genomic window GCCGGCCGGGCGAGAAGTCGGCCTCGAGCGCGACGCGGTCGAGGTCGGTGGGGTCGCCGCTGCCGTTGATGTCGAGCTCGAGCGAGAGGCGCTCGGGGGTGAGGGCGATCGAGATGGCGGCCGGGCCCTCGTGACCGGTGAGGCCGCGCGGGCGGTCGCGCGGCGGCTCGAGCTCGAGACGGATGCTCGACGCGGGGGCGCCGATGGCCTTGCCGCTGCGCAGCAGGACCGGCACGCCCTCGAGCCGCGGCGTGCGCACCTCGAGCAGCACCTCGGCGAGGGTCTCCGTGGCGTTGTCGAGGTCGACGCCCTCCTCGGCCGTGTAGTCGGGCACCTGCTCGCCGTCGATGCGCCCCGCGGTGTACCGGGCGCGGCGGCTGGCGGCGACGGCATCGCCCCCGGCGACGCGCGTGGCGCGCAGGGCCTCCAGGAGAGCGGCGTGCAGGTCGTCGGCGTCGAGGCTCGCCGGCGGCTCCATCGCTACGAGGGCGTGCACGAGCAGCAGGTGGCTCTGGATCATGTCGACGAGCGCCCCCGCGGCGTCGTAGTACCCGGCCCGGCCCTCGAGAGCGAGCGTCTCGTCGAAGACGATCTCGATGCGCGCGATGCTCTCGCGGTTCCAGACCGCCTCCAGGATGCGGTTGGCGAAGCGCAGGCCGATGAGGTTCGCGACGGTCGACATGCCGAGGAAGTGGTCGACGCGGAACACGCGGTCGGCGGGGACGAGCTCGGCGAGGAGGGCGTTGAGCCGCTCCGCGCCCTCGCGGTCGGCGCCGAAGGGCTTCTCCATCGCCAGGCGGGCGCCCTCGGGCAGCGCGACGGCGGCCAGGGCCTCGACGGCGCGCAGGGTGATCGCCGGGGGCAGGGCGAAGTAGAGCACCGCCGGGTGGCTCGCCTGCTCGACGAGCGCTCGGAGGGCATCCCCGTCGGTCGCATCGGTGCGGATGTACCGCGTCGCCC from Microcella daejeonensis includes these protein-coding regions:
- a CDS encoding glucose-6-phosphate dehydrogenase; translated protein: MPESRTLIVLGATGDLFSRLLLPGLAGLLALDDAPVAELELIGAGSSEHSDEEWRARVAEGLADAPSAVRDRVLGATRYIRTDATDGDALRALVEQASHPAVLYFALPPAITLRAVEALAAVALPEGARLAMEKPFGADREGAERLNALLAELVPADRVFRVDHFLGMSTVANLIGLRFANRILEAVWNRESIARIEIVFDETLALEGRAGYYDAAGALVDMIQSHLLLVHALVAMEPPASLDADDLHAALLEALRATRVAGGDAVAASRRARYTAGRIDGEQVPDYTAEEGVDLDNATETLAEVLLEVRTPRLEGVPVLLRSGKAIGAPASSIRLELEPPRDRPRGLTGHEGPAAISIALTPERLSLELDINGSGDPTDLDRVALEADFSPGRLDAYGEVLAGLLGDDPTFSVAAEIAEECWRIVEPVLAAWRADEVPLDDYPAGSNGPSDWAPMGAA